A genomic window from Motacilla alba alba isolate MOTALB_02 chromosome 6, Motacilla_alba_V1.0_pri, whole genome shotgun sequence includes:
- the ZDHHC6 gene encoding palmitoyltransferase ZDHHC6, with product MVGPGALQRARRLCHWGPAVALAVVAVCSATAMADAALWYWPLDTAGGSVNFVMLLNWTVMILYNYFSAMFVGPGYVPLGWTPEKSQDCMYLQYCKVCQSYKAPRSHHCRKCNRCVMKMDHHCPWINNCCGYQNHASFTLFLLLAPLGCIHASFIFIMTMYTQLYNRISFGWSSVKIDMSAAKRDPRPIIPFGLSAFAASLFALGLALGTTIAVGMLFIIQMKVILTNKTSIESWIEEKAKDRIQYYQTGETFIFPYDMGSKWKNFRQVFTWSGIPEGDGLDWPVRDGCHQYSLTIEQLKQKADKRVRSVRYRAIEDYSGVCCPVTKGVKTFFTTPCTEEPRIALSKGDLILATRGLKHWMYGEKILISAADGGIRERGWFPRKCVEKYQYDSETDQPVDGEKKSK from the exons ATGGTGGGGCCGGGCGCGCTGCAGCGGGCGCGGCGCCTGTGCCACTGGGGCCCGGCGGTGGCGCTGGCCGTGGTGGCCGTGTGCTCCGCCACCGCCATGGCCGACGCCGCGCTCTGGTACTGGCCCCTGGACACGGCCGGGGGAAGCGTCAACTTCGTGATGCTGCTCAACTGGACCGTCATGATCCTCTACAACTACTTCAGCGCCATGTTTGTGGGCCCCGGGTACGTCCCGCTGGGGTGGACGCCG gaaaaatctcaGGATTGCATGTATCTCCAATACTGTAAAGTGTGTCAGTCTTACAAGGCACCTCGTTCACACCACTGTCGGAAGTGTAACAG ATGTGTGATGAAGATGGATCACCACTGTCCTTGGATCAACAACTGTTGTGGATACCAGAATCATGCATCTTTCACTCTGTTTCTCCTCTTAGCTCCTCTGGGATGCATTCACGCTTCTTTCATATTTATTATGACAATGTACACTCAGCTTTACAACAGA ATATCTTTTGGGTGGAGTTCTGTGAAGATTGACATGAGTGCAGCCAAAAGAGATCCTCGTCCCATTATTCCCTTTGGACTGTCTGCATTTGCTGCATCTTTGTTTGCCTTAGGACTGGCGTTAGGAACAACTATTGCTGTTGGTATGCTGTTTATTATCCAG ATGAAAGTAATTTTGACAAATAAAACTTCAATCGAATCCTGGATTGAAGAAAAG GCCAAAGACAGAATCCAGTACTACCAAACGGGTGAGACCTTTATCTTCCCCTATGATATGGGAAGTAAATGGAAGAACTTCAGGCAAGTGTTTACATGGTCTGGGATTCCTGAGGGAGATGGCCTGGACTGGCCAGTTAGAGATGGATGTCACCAATACAGTTTGACG ATAGAGCaactgaaacagaaagcagaCAAGCGAGTAAGAAGT GTGCGGTATCGAGCCATAGAAGATTACAGTGGTGTCTGCTGCCCTGTGACTAAAGGTGTTAAAACATTCTTCACAACACCGTGCACTGAAGAACCTAGAATTGCACTGAGTAAAGGGGATCTGATTTTAGCCACCAGAGGCTTAAA ACACTGGATGTATGGTGAGAAGATTCTGATCTCAGCTGCTGATG GTGGAATAAGAGAACGAGGCTGGTTCCCTAGGAAGTGTGTGGAAAAGTACCAGTATGACTCTGAAACGGATCAACCAGTGgatggagagaagaaaagcaaatag